From bacterium, one genomic window encodes:
- a CDS encoding class I SAM-dependent methyltransferase: MDIWKLHAITHGNLTFCNPMAEAKFDELIELLDLPQEARVLDIACGKAEFLLRCARRFACRGVGVDISPHFVREAREKLEAAGLASQIETIEANGADYEAAPDSFDATFCIGATWVWGGFEGTLRALAHWTKPGGLVAVGEPFWHREPSAEYLEAAGLQRSSFASHQQNAEAGPAQGLGFLHAIVSSVDDWDRYEGYKTYATERYARSHPEDPDADEILGIVREDLGNYLRWARDELGWAVYLFLKDPRPSRTRSV, encoded by the coding sequence CTGGACATCTGGAAGCTGCATGCGATCACCCACGGGAACCTGACTTTCTGCAATCCGATGGCGGAGGCCAAGTTCGACGAACTGATCGAACTGCTCGATCTGCCACAGGAAGCGCGCGTACTCGATATCGCCTGCGGAAAGGCCGAATTCCTGTTGCGTTGCGCACGCCGTTTCGCATGTCGCGGTGTGGGGGTCGACATCTCGCCCCATTTCGTTCGCGAAGCCCGCGAGAAGCTGGAAGCCGCGGGGCTCGCATCGCAGATCGAAACAATCGAGGCGAACGGAGCAGACTACGAGGCTGCGCCCGATTCGTTCGATGCAACGTTCTGCATCGGTGCGACTTGGGTCTGGGGAGGATTTGAAGGAACACTGCGCGCACTCGCGCACTGGACCAAGCCCGGTGGCCTGGTCGCGGTCGGCGAACCCTTCTGGCACCGCGAACCCTCGGCTGAATATCTGGAAGCTGCCGGTCTTCAGCGCTCCAGCTTCGCGAGCCATCAGCAAAATGCCGAGGCCGGGCCGGCGCAGGGTCTCGGCTTTCTGCATGCGATCGTCTCGAGTGTCGACGACTGGGACCGCTACGAGGGCTACAAGACCTATGCGACGGAGCGCTACGCGCGCAGCCATCCGGAAGACCCCGACGCCGACGAGATTCTCGGGATAGTGCGCGAGGATCTCGGGAACTACCTGCGCTGGGCTCGCGACGAACTCGGCTGGGCGGTCTATCTCTTCCTGAAGGATCCGCGACCTTCTAGAACTCGATCAGTGTGA
- a CDS encoding c-type cytochrome yields the protein MPNRSEKRLSDFKVGAYRSVSAITLFLLIAVGSSAAEQKSPAASASSSTWKYDAGNARDILETCAACHGKSGEGGKQGAYPRLAGLNEVYLARQLRAFKTRSRINIPMYPYATERELPPDDVLDIARYLSQIELTTQMPVLDPKMGAYERLKIAQAVFNVPGVKGDIAQGAEIYQEECGECHGDEGWGDEDTPQLAGQHTYYLRVQIEKYRTGKRGSDDMDGLFDELNAGDLENLFAYLASRDD from the coding sequence TTGCCTAATCGTTCTGAAAAAAGGCTGAGCGATTTCAAGGTCGGCGCCTATCGTTCTGTGTCGGCGATCACACTTTTCCTGCTGATCGCGGTCGGGAGTTCCGCTGCGGAACAGAAATCTCCTGCTGCATCGGCTTCTTCCTCCACGTGGAAGTACGACGCGGGCAATGCCCGGGACATTCTGGAGACCTGCGCAGCCTGCCACGGGAAGAGTGGGGAGGGTGGCAAGCAGGGCGCCTACCCCAGGCTCGCCGGACTGAATGAGGTGTATCTCGCTCGCCAGCTGCGTGCCTTCAAGACGCGCAGTCGAATCAATATTCCAATGTATCCCTACGCGACCGAACGAGAATTGCCTCCGGACGACGTTCTCGATATCGCCCGCTATCTCTCACAGATCGAACTCACCACCCAGATGCCCGTCCTCGACCCGAAAATGGGAGCCTATGAGCGGTTGAAAATTGCTCAGGCGGTCTTCAATGTTCCCGGAGTCAAGGGAGACATCGCACAAGGCGCCGAAATCTACCAGGAGGAATGCGGCGAATGCCACGGCGATGAGGGTTGGGGGGATGAGGATACTCCGCAGCTCGCGGGCCAGCATACCTACTACCTGCGCGTGCAGATCGAGAAGTACCGCACAGGGAAGCGCGGCAGCGACGATATGGACGGCCTCTTCGATGAGCTGAATGCCGGGGATCTGGAGAACCTCTTCGCCTATCTGGCCTCGAGAGACGATTGA
- a CDS encoding response regulator: MPGSTIAHTYSVRTTLGTGALILGLWYALLIWIQARTLPAGPAFWISGACAITALVLIGCGLRWIQRPPPERLVDACVGGICFGILANDTLFLTFYPEPQFFHGLGAVVVGGGLFLTSRVWFGALLTSVAAVVALSVARSDATEGWGNPGVLLATCGALALIIHVWRSAFVKRLEALGRESEDRRVELERNVATLEFEVQERERLQAELLKTQNLESLGRMAGGVAHDFNNLLMIILGHAELAHAGLSATASVRGNLDEVIQAAERASLLTGQLLSYAGGGRVSLEPLELNTVVHQAVEIVRESLSSDARIEFHLAERDLMVAGDPGQLQQIVMNLLLNAGEALSGKPGLIRVCSSNEQLDRVEAFQLDPPEDRSAGHYACLEVSDTGRGIPQEDHSRIFDPFFTTKSQGRGLGLAAALGIARGHGGGFTLESAPKRGSRFRLFIPESEENSRKAEYQPVAGSLTGRAILVVDDEEAIRSFVRRVLEDFGCTIHEASNGEEALETARGLSELDAVVLDMTMPGLSSRTTFKRFREAHPCAAILLTSGYEAERAASQLVREPDVSFLRKPYVGAELAAILGVLLDGTIRNGDSGCSD, translated from the coding sequence ATGCCGGGTTCCACGATCGCACACACCTATTCAGTTCGAACCACTTTGGGTACGGGTGCACTGATCCTCGGCTTATGGTACGCGCTACTCATCTGGATTCAGGCTCGCACTCTCCCGGCCGGCCCGGCGTTCTGGATATCAGGAGCGTGCGCGATCACGGCTCTCGTTCTCATCGGCTGCGGGCTGCGCTGGATCCAGCGACCGCCTCCAGAACGGCTCGTCGACGCTTGCGTGGGCGGCATCTGCTTCGGAATTCTGGCGAACGACACCCTGTTTCTCACATTCTATCCCGAGCCGCAGTTTTTCCACGGACTGGGAGCGGTCGTCGTTGGCGGTGGCCTCTTCCTGACCTCACGAGTGTGGTTCGGCGCGCTGCTGACGAGTGTTGCTGCAGTTGTGGCCTTGTCTGTGGCCAGGAGCGACGCGACCGAGGGATGGGGCAATCCGGGCGTCCTTCTCGCGACGTGTGGAGCCCTCGCCCTGATCATCCATGTCTGGCGAAGTGCCTTCGTGAAGCGCCTCGAGGCTCTAGGTCGGGAAAGTGAAGACCGGCGAGTCGAACTCGAACGCAACGTGGCAACCCTCGAATTCGAAGTACAGGAGCGCGAGAGACTCCAGGCAGAACTGCTCAAGACCCAGAACCTCGAGAGCCTGGGCCGGATGGCCGGTGGTGTTGCTCACGATTTCAACAACCTCCTGATGATCATCCTCGGTCATGCCGAACTGGCGCACGCCGGACTTTCAGCCACGGCATCGGTCCGTGGCAACCTCGACGAAGTGATTCAGGCGGCCGAGCGGGCCTCTCTTTTGACAGGCCAATTGCTTTCCTACGCCGGAGGGGGACGGGTCAGCCTCGAGCCTCTGGAATTGAACACAGTGGTGCACCAGGCCGTGGAGATCGTCCGCGAATCCCTTTCTTCGGATGCCCGTATCGAGTTTCATCTGGCAGAGCGCGATCTGATGGTGGCGGGAGATCCCGGTCAGTTGCAGCAGATCGTCATGAACCTTTTGCTGAATGCTGGAGAGGCCCTTTCTGGGAAGCCCGGTTTGATCCGCGTGTGCTCGAGCAACGAACAGCTCGACCGCGTCGAGGCCTTCCAACTAGATCCGCCCGAAGACCGGTCCGCGGGGCATTACGCGTGCCTGGAGGTCAGTGACACGGGCCGGGGGATCCCTCAGGAGGACCACTCCCGCATTTTCGATCCCTTCTTCACGACGAAGAGCCAGGGTCGCGGTCTCGGACTGGCCGCGGCGCTCGGCATCGCACGGGGACACGGCGGTGGATTCACACTCGAATCCGCACCGAAGAGAGGCTCGCGCTTTCGCCTCTTCATTCCCGAGAGCGAAGAGAACTCCCGGAAAGCGGAGTACCAACCCGTCGCCGGGTCCCTGACGGGACGTGCGATCCTTGTAGTAGATGACGAAGAAGCGATTCGGAGCTTCGTTCGCCGGGTGCTGGAGGATTTCGGTTGCACGATCCACGAGGCTTCAAATGGAGAGGAGGCCCTGGAAACGGCTCGCGGCTTGAGCGAACTCGACGCGGTCGTACTCGATATGACCATGCCGGGGCTAAGCAGCCGCACGACGTTCAAACGCTTTCGGGAAGCACATCCTTGCGCGGCGATCCTCCTGACCAGTGGCTATGAAGCAGAAAGAGCCGCAAGTCAACTGGTCCGGGAGCCGGACGTGAGCTTTCTGCGAAAACCCTACGTGGGGGCTGAACTGGCCGCGATTTTGGGCGTTCTTCTCGACGGAACGATCCGGAACGGGGATTCTGGTTGTTCAGACTGA
- a CDS encoding alpha/beta hydrolase, with translation MRRDVEFPGHSGTILRGWLYLPSGVSKAPGVIMAHGFSAVKEMALDRYAEVFCDAGLAVLAYDHRNLGSSDGEQRQEINPWAQARDYRRAIDWLSGRSEVDAKHIAIWGSSYSGGEVLVVGTCDERVKAVVANVPFTGYAGVDYSDTRERCEAICDEVCDESGAGLADRRDVSVGPLPVVRLTGDAPEAPVLLDQSESSEWFGGQVSSAPNWINSVTLSNGMGTEPMWDPGACIAHLSPKPLLLVVATEDRLAETAVSVAAFERAGEPKQLVMIEGHHFIPYDGKGFEQSSQAAKRFLLEHLTGT, from the coding sequence ATGCGACGAGACGTCGAATTTCCAGGACACTCCGGAACCATCCTGCGCGGTTGGCTGTATCTGCCATCCGGTGTGAGTAAAGCGCCGGGAGTGATCATGGCACACGGATTCTCGGCCGTGAAGGAGATGGCTCTGGACCGCTATGCCGAGGTCTTCTGTGACGCCGGACTGGCAGTACTGGCCTACGATCATCGCAACCTCGGCTCCAGTGACGGCGAGCAGAGGCAGGAAATCAACCCCTGGGCACAGGCCCGTGACTATCGACGTGCCATCGACTGGCTCAGCGGAAGGTCAGAGGTGGACGCGAAGCACATCGCCATCTGGGGCAGCAGTTACAGCGGAGGCGAGGTGCTCGTGGTCGGTACCTGCGACGAACGCGTAAAGGCCGTGGTGGCCAATGTTCCTTTCACAGGCTATGCCGGTGTCGACTACAGCGACACCAGAGAGCGTTGCGAGGCGATTTGCGATGAGGTCTGCGACGAGAGCGGAGCGGGTCTGGCAGATCGCCGGGACGTCTCGGTCGGACCTCTGCCAGTTGTCCGTCTGACGGGCGACGCCCCGGAAGCACCCGTCCTGCTCGACCAGTCCGAGTCGAGCGAATGGTTCGGGGGCCAGGTTTCCAGTGCACCGAACTGGATCAACTCGGTCACGCTGAGCAATGGCATGGGAACCGAGCCGATGTGGGACCCCGGCGCGTGTATAGCCCATCTGAGTCCCAAACCCCTGCTACTCGTGGTCGCAACTGAAGACCGCCTGGCCGAAACCGCGGTCAGCGTAGCGGCCTTTGAACGCGCCGGTGAACCGAAGCAACTGGTGATGATCGAGGGGCATCACTTCATTCCCTACGATGGAAAGGGCTTCGAGCAATCTTCACAAGCTGCGAAGCGCTTCTTGCTGGAGCACTTGACCGGCACTTGA
- a CDS encoding molybdopterin-dependent oxidoreductase, giving the protein MERVVHRSCTLCEASCGISVHVDGDRISTIRGDAKDALSRGHICAKGWALKDLHEDPERLRQPIRRKDQRWERISWDEAFELASEGILAVRRKHGEDALAAYLGEPLVHNLGSILFSDEFIGALGTHKRFSANSLDQFPKQLACHWMYGSGLFIPVPDIDRTHHMLILGANPVVSNGSLMTAPGMRGRLQAIQKRGGRVVVIDPVRTETARLADEHHFIRPDTDPLLLAAMIHTIFAEDRLRMGRLGEFSEGLETLKRAVAGFAPRVVASRVCIPEDVIRSLALSFGDAESAVCYGRMGTSTVRFGTVTSWLVEVLNAITGNLDRSGGAMFPQPPVDVISLQPPTRRGRWHSRIRGTPEFMGELPSASLAEEISTPGDGQVRSLVTVAGNPVLSSPGGQRLDAALRELDFMVSIDFYLNETTRHAHLILPPVGPLERDHFEVAFSLFSVRNVPRWSPRVFDPPVGERSDGAILLELAQRLRRGRGGTSRVRALALSAALRLGADRAATILLDLALRTGPHGSGLLPWRSGLSLKSLRKAEHGIDLGPIEPALPGRLPGGRSSIDLAPKEIVQEVLQLVDWEPETNDGLLLIGRRESRSVNSWSHNLPSLVKGRMRCVLYIHPADAQERGIANGSDVSVSSRIGRIEVPAEITEAVMPGVVSLPHGYGHGREGTAMKIAADHPGASMNDLTDPERVDALSGNAVLSGIPVSVAPLARTGAE; this is encoded by the coding sequence ATGGAGCGAGTCGTTCATCGCAGTTGCACTCTGTGCGAAGCCTCGTGCGGGATCTCGGTACACGTGGATGGAGACCGGATCAGTACGATCCGGGGTGACGCGAAGGATGCTCTCAGCCGCGGGCACATCTGTGCAAAGGGCTGGGCACTCAAGGATCTGCACGAAGATCCCGAACGCCTGCGTCAGCCGATTCGCCGCAAAGATCAGCGCTGGGAGCGCATCTCCTGGGACGAGGCCTTCGAACTCGCCAGCGAAGGAATTCTGGCGGTGCGTCGCAAACACGGCGAAGATGCGCTCGCTGCCTATCTGGGTGAACCGCTAGTCCACAATCTCGGCTCGATCCTCTTCAGCGATGAGTTCATTGGCGCGCTGGGCACACACAAGCGCTTTAGCGCGAATTCCCTGGACCAGTTCCCCAAGCAACTCGCCTGCCACTGGATGTATGGAAGCGGCCTGTTCATTCCGGTTCCGGACATCGACCGCACTCACCACATGCTGATTCTCGGGGCAAATCCCGTGGTCTCCAACGGAAGCCTGATGACCGCACCCGGGATGCGCGGACGGCTCCAGGCGATCCAGAAACGTGGGGGCCGAGTCGTCGTGATCGACCCCGTGCGCACGGAGACGGCCAGACTTGCCGATGAACATCACTTCATCCGGCCAGACACGGATCCGCTTCTACTCGCTGCGATGATCCATACGATCTTCGCCGAGGATCGGCTGCGCATGGGACGGTTGGGGGAATTCAGTGAAGGCCTGGAAACGCTGAAACGGGCCGTCGCCGGTTTCGCGCCGCGAGTCGTTGCATCGCGCGTTTGCATTCCCGAAGACGTGATCCGCTCACTGGCCCTTTCGTTCGGCGATGCCGAGAGCGCAGTCTGTTACGGCCGTATGGGAACCAGCACTGTCCGCTTCGGAACCGTTACGAGCTGGCTCGTCGAAGTCCTGAACGCAATCACGGGAAATCTCGATCGCTCCGGGGGTGCGATGTTCCCGCAACCACCGGTCGACGTGATCTCGCTTCAACCACCGACCCGGCGCGGACGCTGGCACTCCCGGATACGAGGAACCCCTGAATTCATGGGAGAGCTGCCCTCGGCAAGCCTGGCCGAAGAGATCTCGACCCCGGGGGACGGACAGGTTCGCTCACTCGTCACGGTTGCAGGCAATCCGGTGTTGTCTTCTCCGGGTGGCCAACGGCTTGATGCGGCGTTGCGCGAACTCGATTTCATGGTGTCGATCGATTTCTATTTGAACGAAACTACGCGTCACGCTCACCTGATCCTGCCTCCGGTGGGGCCGCTCGAACGCGATCATTTCGAGGTGGCGTTTTCGCTTTTTTCGGTGCGCAACGTGCCTCGCTGGTCTCCGCGAGTCTTCGATCCACCTGTGGGCGAGCGAAGCGACGGGGCGATCCTCCTGGAACTCGCGCAGCGACTGCGTCGCGGACGCGGAGGAACGAGTCGAGTGCGAGCGCTGGCACTTTCTGCCGCGCTGCGCCTGGGCGCGGACCGGGCTGCGACGATCCTGCTCGACCTCGCTCTGCGTACGGGCCCACACGGCAGCGGTCTGCTTCCATGGCGGTCAGGGCTGAGCCTGAAGTCGCTACGCAAAGCAGAACACGGCATCGATCTGGGTCCCATCGAACCAGCGCTACCGGGACGTCTGCCGGGAGGAAGGAGTTCGATTGACCTGGCGCCGAAGGAAATCGTCCAGGAAGTACTTCAACTCGTAGACTGGGAGCCGGAAACAAACGACGGTCTTCTACTGATCGGGCGAAGGGAGAGCCGTAGCGTCAATAGCTGGTCGCACAATCTCCCGAGCCTGGTCAAAGGGCGGATGCGCTGTGTGCTCTACATCCATCCGGCAGATGCGCAAGAACGTGGCATTGCGAATGGCAGTGACGTGAGTGTCAGTAGCCGGATCGGCCGCATCGAAGTGCCCGCCGAGATCACAGAAGCGGTAATGCCCGGCGTCGTCAGCCTGCCTCACGGCTACGGTCACGGTCGGGAGGGAACCGCCATGAAGATCGCCGCCGATCACCCCGGAGCCAGCATGAACGACCTCACCGATCCAGAGCGGGTCGATGCACTGTCCGGAAATGCCGTCCTCAGCGGAATCCCGGTCTCGGTGGCGCCGCTCGCCCGCACCGGGGCAGAGTAG